Proteins encoded together in one Triticum dicoccoides isolate Atlit2015 ecotype Zavitan chromosome 7B, WEW_v2.0, whole genome shotgun sequence window:
- the LOC119337883 gene encoding uncharacterized protein LOC119337883, translating to MARALSSRAAATLSRRLGARPAALMGRRANHTRRPGAMVLELDAAGASPAAAEGSAGALKRRLEEAIDGAMARMSEPEWAPFRPGTSYYAPPRPAGAALGLLELVTRGGGIGVLPPPLSDDEARAVASSSRGYPCSAYFVDGRFPDEEAEGFVEDADLAEED from the exons ATGGCGCGGGCGCTCTCCTCCCGGGCGGCGGCGACCCTGTCCCGGCGGCTGGGGGCCCGGCCCGCGGCGCTCATGGGCCGCCGCGCCAACCACACGCGGCGCCCCGGCGCGATGGTGCTGGAGCTGGACGCGGCGGGGGCGTCGCCGGCGGCCgcggagggctccgcgggcgcgctCAAGCGGCGCCTCGAGGAGGCCATCGACGGcgccatggcccgcatgtcggagcCCGAGTGGGCGCCCTTCCGGCCCGGCACCTCCTACtacgcgccgccccgccccgcgggCGCCGCCCTCGGCCTGCTCGAGCTCGTCACCCGCGGCGGCGGGATCGGGGTGCTCCCGCCCCCGCTCTCCGACGACGAGGCCCGCGCCGTCGCCTCCTCCTCCCGCGGCTACCCCTGCTCCGCCTACTTCGTCGACG GGCGCTTTCCGGATGAGGAGGCGGAGGGATTCGTAGAGGATGCAGATCTAGCTGAAGAGGACTGA
- the LOC119337882 gene encoding putative clathrin assembly protein At5g57200 isoform X2: MGSITWRKAYGALKDSTKVGLANFNSEYKDLDIAIVKATNHVECPPKERHFRRIMFANSANRPRADVAYSICALARRLSKTKNWIVALKTLIVIHRLLREGDGSFKDDFLSYSYRGNILQLPNFRDDSSPLAWDSSAWVRLYAFYLHERVECFRVLKYDVEADRLVKVPQASGKAHSRTRTLPCEDLLDQLPALQKLLLRLISCQPEGTACTNHLVQYALALVLKESFKIYCSINDGIINLVDMYFDMAKMDAIKALEIYKRAGQQAEKLSAYYDYCKNLELAKTFQFPTLRQPPSSFLVTMEEYIREAPSVSITRKSVSSPSDHEDEAPQETEKPVEQEKEEPAEAAPEEEPQYTTLSEEDEPPPLRPTNNGDLLNLDEELHPMIANLEQSNALALAIVEPGSENNASAPLDLFAIDKAGWELALVTAQSNHTSQPAVSPVPGGFDKLLLDSLYEDDTRRQQIASVTYTGGVTVNPFDPNDPFAMSNSFAPPSNVQFAMMGQQQQYYQAQQHGYFQMQQQQQHQMVAMPPQTYQQQQAQYAVNAGLSNPFGDPFSALVTTANPPKQNNQI, translated from the exons ATGGGGTCCATCACCTGGCGCAAGGCCTACGGCGCCCTCAAGGACTCCACCAAGGTTGGCCTCGCCAACTTCAACAGCGAGTACAAG GATTTGGATATCGCCATCGTGAAGGCGACGAACCACGTGGAGTGCCCGCCCAAGGAGCGGCACTTCAGGA GGATAATGTTTGCAAACTCGGCAAATCGCCCGCGGGCCGACGTCGCCTACTCCATATGTGCATTGGCCAGGAGATTGTCCAAGACCAAGAATTGGATA GTTGCACTTAAAACACTGATAGTGATACATAGGTTACTGAGAGAAGGTGACGGGTCATTCAAAGATGACTTCCTGAGCTATTCATACAGAGGAAACATTTTGCAGCTTCCAAATTTCAGGGATGACTCGAGCCCATTAG CATGGGATTCCTCTGCTTGGGTTCGCCTGTATGCATTCTACCTACATGAACGTGTCGAATGCTTTAGGGTTCTAAAATACGACGTCGAAGCCGATCGTCTGGTGAAAGTACCACAGGCTTCTGGCAAG GCACACAGTAGAACAAGAACCCTTCCATGTGAAGATCTTTTAGATCAGTTGCCTGCATTGCAGAAGCTACTACTCCGGCTTATTTCTTGCCAG CCTGAAGGTACGGCCTGCACAAATCACCTTGTACAATATGCATTAGCCCTT GTTTTGAAGGAGAGCTTCAAAATATACTGTTCGATAAATGACGGCATCATCAATCTTGTTGATATG TATTTTGATATGGCAAAAATGGATGCTATCAAGGCCCTTGAAATTTATAAAAGAGCTGGCCAGCAG GCAGAAAAGCTTTCTGCGTATTATGACTACTGCAAAAATCTTGAGCTCGCCAAGACTTTCCAGTTTCCTACTTTGAGGCAG CCACCTTCTTCATTCCTTGTAACTATGGAAGAGTACATCAGAGAAGCACCCAGTGTCAGCATCACGAGAAAGAGTGTG AGTTCACCTAGTGACCATGAAGATGAAGCTCCACAGGAAACCGAGAAACCTGTTGAACAGGAGAAAGAAGAGCCAGCAGAAGCTGCACCCGAAGAAGAGCCACAATATACCACTCTCTCAGAAGAAGATGAACCCCCACCATTGCGGCCAACCAACAATGGGGATCTATTA AACTTGGATGAAGAATTGCACCCCATGATTGCAAACCTTGAACAAAGCAACGCACTCGCTCTTGCCATTGTGGAACCAG GGAGTGAGAACAATGCCTCGGCCCCTCTAGACTTGTTTGCCATTGACAAAGCTGGGTGGGAATTGGCACTGGTCACTGCCCAGAGTAACCACACAAGCCAACCAGCTGTCAGCCCAGTG CCCGGAGGGTTCGACAAGCTGCTGCTGGACAGCCTATACGAAGACGACACAAGGAGGCAGCAAATCGCCAGTGTGACCTACACCGGCGGCGTCACGGTGAACCCATTTGACCCCAACGACCCGTTCGCCATGTCCAACAGCTTCGCGCCGCCATCGAATGTGCAGTTCGCCATGATGGGGCAGCAGCAGCAGTACTACCAGGCACAGCAGCATGGCTACTTCCAgatgcagcagcaacaacaacaccaaATGGTGGCGATGCCGCCACAGACATACCAGCAGCAGCAGGCTCAGTACGCCGTGAATGCCGGATTATCCAACCCGTTTGGAGATCCGTTCAGCGCTCTCGTCACGACGGCGAATCCGCCAAAGCAAAACAATCAGATTTAG
- the LOC119337882 gene encoding putative clathrin assembly protein At5g57200 isoform X1 produces the protein MGSITWRKAYGALKDSTKVGLANFNSEYKDLDIAIVKATNHVECPPKERHFRRIMFANSANRPRADVAYSICALARRLSKTKNWIVALKTLIVIHRLLREGDGSFKDDFLSYSYRGNILQLPNFRDDSSPLAWDSSAWVRLYAFYLHERVECFRVLKYDVEADRLVKVPQASGKAHSRTRTLPCEDLLDQLPALQKLLLRLISCQPEGTACTNHLVQYALALVLKESFKIYCSINDGIINLVDMYFDMAKMDAIKALEIYKRAGQQAEKLSAYYDYCKNLELAKTFQFPTLRQPPSSFLVTMEEYIREAPSVSITRKSVSSPSDHEDEAPQETEKPVEQEKEEPAEAAPEEEPQYTTLSEEDEPPPLRPTNNGDLLNLDEELHPMIANLEQSNALALAIVEPGSENNASAPLDLFAIDKAGWELALVTAQSNHTSQPAVSPVQPGGFDKLLLDSLYEDDTRRQQIASVTYTGGVTVNPFDPNDPFAMSNSFAPPSNVQFAMMGQQQQYYQAQQHGYFQMQQQQQHQMVAMPPQTYQQQQAQYAVNAGLSNPFGDPFSALVTTANPPKQNNQI, from the exons ATGGGGTCCATCACCTGGCGCAAGGCCTACGGCGCCCTCAAGGACTCCACCAAGGTTGGCCTCGCCAACTTCAACAGCGAGTACAAG GATTTGGATATCGCCATCGTGAAGGCGACGAACCACGTGGAGTGCCCGCCCAAGGAGCGGCACTTCAGGA GGATAATGTTTGCAAACTCGGCAAATCGCCCGCGGGCCGACGTCGCCTACTCCATATGTGCATTGGCCAGGAGATTGTCCAAGACCAAGAATTGGATA GTTGCACTTAAAACACTGATAGTGATACATAGGTTACTGAGAGAAGGTGACGGGTCATTCAAAGATGACTTCCTGAGCTATTCATACAGAGGAAACATTTTGCAGCTTCCAAATTTCAGGGATGACTCGAGCCCATTAG CATGGGATTCCTCTGCTTGGGTTCGCCTGTATGCATTCTACCTACATGAACGTGTCGAATGCTTTAGGGTTCTAAAATACGACGTCGAAGCCGATCGTCTGGTGAAAGTACCACAGGCTTCTGGCAAG GCACACAGTAGAACAAGAACCCTTCCATGTGAAGATCTTTTAGATCAGTTGCCTGCATTGCAGAAGCTACTACTCCGGCTTATTTCTTGCCAG CCTGAAGGTACGGCCTGCACAAATCACCTTGTACAATATGCATTAGCCCTT GTTTTGAAGGAGAGCTTCAAAATATACTGTTCGATAAATGACGGCATCATCAATCTTGTTGATATG TATTTTGATATGGCAAAAATGGATGCTATCAAGGCCCTTGAAATTTATAAAAGAGCTGGCCAGCAG GCAGAAAAGCTTTCTGCGTATTATGACTACTGCAAAAATCTTGAGCTCGCCAAGACTTTCCAGTTTCCTACTTTGAGGCAG CCACCTTCTTCATTCCTTGTAACTATGGAAGAGTACATCAGAGAAGCACCCAGTGTCAGCATCACGAGAAAGAGTGTG AGTTCACCTAGTGACCATGAAGATGAAGCTCCACAGGAAACCGAGAAACCTGTTGAACAGGAGAAAGAAGAGCCAGCAGAAGCTGCACCCGAAGAAGAGCCACAATATACCACTCTCTCAGAAGAAGATGAACCCCCACCATTGCGGCCAACCAACAATGGGGATCTATTA AACTTGGATGAAGAATTGCACCCCATGATTGCAAACCTTGAACAAAGCAACGCACTCGCTCTTGCCATTGTGGAACCAG GGAGTGAGAACAATGCCTCGGCCCCTCTAGACTTGTTTGCCATTGACAAAGCTGGGTGGGAATTGGCACTGGTCACTGCCCAGAGTAACCACACAAGCCAACCAGCTGTCAGCCCAGTG CAGCCCGGAGGGTTCGACAAGCTGCTGCTGGACAGCCTATACGAAGACGACACAAGGAGGCAGCAAATCGCCAGTGTGACCTACACCGGCGGCGTCACGGTGAACCCATTTGACCCCAACGACCCGTTCGCCATGTCCAACAGCTTCGCGCCGCCATCGAATGTGCAGTTCGCCATGATGGGGCAGCAGCAGCAGTACTACCAGGCACAGCAGCATGGCTACTTCCAgatgcagcagcaacaacaacaccaaATGGTGGCGATGCCGCCACAGACATACCAGCAGCAGCAGGCTCAGTACGCCGTGAATGCCGGATTATCCAACCCGTTTGGAGATCCGTTCAGCGCTCTCGTCACGACGGCGAATCCGCCAAAGCAAAACAATCAGATTTAG